The Candidatus Hydrogenedentota bacterium genome includes a window with the following:
- a CDS encoding sulfatase-like hydrolase/transferase, with product MNRREFMARAAAGAVGMGLAAGCARNTAKTDRPPNFIVVLADDIGAGELGCYGHPSQRTPELDRMAREDVQFDTCYASPICHPSRVMLLTGQYGCRNGVYNFSGMRGGPAPDSPAEDIARGQFTFANALKANGYATALAGKWQLSGKQPDLIFECDFDEYCVWAMEGMLPPGTPHPGGREGNGRPARYWHPSILLNGRQMPTNPDDYGPNLHHEFVTDFMRRHREQPFVVYYSMCLTHGPHLPTPDQNPSPEERKGASQKNYPDTVEYLDKLMGRLDTALGELGLRENTIVFFTGDNGTGGAGKGQPTEQGARVPMIVQGPGIVKKRGLTPELTDLSDIFPTLLDFAGVPLPEGRPIDGRSLAPFLRGESDQTRDWIFSFIADRRILRTRRWLLEDNSPLHYGHLYDCGDRRDGKDYRDVTESQEPEVLEARARFDALLEKLPAPILSEEGGPTEPQEGAREARRALRREDRENTPPPAPAAESPFPEAPAGEKKRDLKLRPLRRLGIKGTSQKERKKQRAETDGL from the coding sequence ATGAACCGGAGAGAGTTTATGGCCCGCGCCGCGGCGGGTGCCGTGGGAATGGGTCTGGCCGCGGGATGCGCGCGCAACACCGCCAAAACGGACCGGCCCCCGAATTTCATCGTCGTGCTTGCGGATGACATCGGCGCCGGGGAACTGGGCTGCTACGGCCACCCTTCACAGCGCACCCCGGAACTGGACCGCATGGCGCGGGAGGACGTCCAGTTCGACACCTGCTACGCCTCGCCCATCTGCCACCCCTCGCGGGTGATGCTCCTCACGGGGCAGTATGGCTGCCGCAACGGCGTCTACAATTTCTCGGGCATGCGCGGGGGGCCCGCCCCGGACTCCCCCGCCGAAGACATCGCGCGGGGACAGTTCACTTTTGCAAACGCCCTCAAGGCAAACGGTTACGCCACGGCCCTCGCGGGAAAATGGCAGTTGTCGGGAAAACAGCCGGACCTGATTTTTGAGTGCGACTTTGACGAGTACTGCGTTTGGGCCATGGAGGGCATGCTGCCTCCGGGCACGCCGCACCCCGGCGGGCGTGAGGGCAACGGGCGGCCCGCGCGGTACTGGCATCCCAGCATTCTGCTCAATGGCCGGCAAATGCCCACGAACCCGGACGACTACGGCCCCAATCTGCACCATGAATTCGTGACGGACTTCATGCGCCGCCACCGGGAACAGCCCTTCGTGGTGTACTACTCCATGTGCCTCACCCACGGCCCGCACCTGCCCACACCCGACCAGAACCCCTCCCCCGAAGAGCGGAAAGGGGCCTCGCAGAAAAATTACCCCGACACCGTCGAGTATCTGGACAAACTCATGGGACGGTTAGACACGGCCCTTGGCGAACTGGGTCTGCGGGAAAACACCATCGTCTTTTTTACCGGCGACAACGGCACAGGCGGCGCGGGAAAGGGACAGCCCACGGAGCAGGGCGCGCGCGTCCCCATGATCGTCCAAGGACCGGGCATTGTGAAAAAACGGGGACTCACTCCCGAATTGACGGACCTGTCGGACATCTTCCCGACCCTTCTGGATTTCGCGGGCGTCCCGCTCCCAGAGGGCCGGCCCATTGACGGCCGTTCCCTCGCGCCCTTCCTGCGGGGGGAATCGGACCAGACCCGCGACTGGATTTTCAGCTTCATCGCCGACCGCCGCATCCTGCGCACCCGGCGCTGGCTGCTGGAGGACAACTCGCCCCTGCACTACGGACACCTCTATGACTGCGGCGACCGGCGCGACGGCAAGGACTACCGTGATGTGACGGAGTCGCAGGAACCCGAAGTGCTGGAGGCCAGGGCGCGTTTCGACGCCCTGCTCGAAAAACTGCCCGCGCCCATTCTCTCCGAAGAGGGGGGCCCCACGGAGCCGCAGGAGGGGGCCAGGGAGGCGCGCCGTGCCCTGCGCAGGGAGGACCGGGAGAACACCCCGC